In Synechococcus sp. CB0101, a genomic segment contains:
- a CDS encoding amidohydrolase: protein MAVRGREIVYVGDRRGAQAWVGPATQRVDLKGGMLLPGLIDSHVHPMVGALLRSGVGLKIEWQEREVLDAIATYVKANPGTGVFFGQGWNSNLFRAQGGPHRRDLDAISADRPIFFFSSDGHSGWANSKALELAGITAKTPDPPVGGYVRDQDGQPTGYIREVPAMLPVINALNLLDPGTYGPTLLKLLRQFSAMGFTSVFDAAMPFGQIPVFTAVQQLDQKGDLPVRLHTTQVVTSEDDVQNAVQSLTELRSKFGSEHFQISTVKVVGDGVIENRQAALLEPYLEPAGTYGRLAISTDSLVKLLRQCHQAGFDLHYHTIGDASLRQALDALATCRQAGQDPKLTLAHVQIVDDADQARLARLKPLISSTGIWCIRFQEVEKAIGTERYSKMFRFGRLQRDHGLNVALGSDWPATYASGTLGIEPMLNVQAAILRQPPPPLLEAMKGSLGPNASEPLPPMQDAFTLNGALEAYTIAGARQLGIDSITGSIKVGKRADLCVLDQDLTRLPTEQIYSTRCMLTLMDGVSRHDARQAS, encoded by the coding sequence GTGGCCGTGCGCGGGCGCGAGATTGTGTATGTGGGTGACCGCCGGGGCGCTCAGGCCTGGGTGGGGCCTGCCACCCAGCGCGTGGATCTCAAGGGCGGCATGTTGTTGCCAGGGCTGATTGACAGCCATGTGCACCCGATGGTGGGCGCCCTGTTGCGCAGTGGCGTTGGGCTCAAGATTGAGTGGCAGGAACGTGAAGTGCTCGATGCGATCGCCACCTATGTGAAAGCCAATCCCGGCACAGGTGTGTTTTTTGGTCAGGGCTGGAATTCAAATCTGTTTCGTGCTCAGGGAGGCCCGCATCGGCGTGATCTAGATGCCATCAGTGCTGATCGCCCCATCTTTTTCTTCTCCTCCGATGGCCATTCGGGCTGGGCGAATAGCAAAGCGCTAGAGCTTGCCGGGATCACGGCCAAGACCCCTGATCCTCCTGTTGGTGGTTATGTGCGAGATCAGGATGGTCAGCCGACCGGTTACATCCGCGAAGTGCCGGCGATGCTGCCGGTGATCAATGCACTCAATCTTCTGGATCCAGGCACCTATGGGCCAACGCTGCTGAAGCTTCTGCGTCAGTTCTCGGCGATGGGGTTTACCAGTGTGTTTGATGCTGCTATGCCCTTTGGCCAGATCCCTGTTTTTACGGCTGTTCAGCAGTTGGATCAGAAGGGTGATCTGCCCGTGCGCTTGCACACCACGCAAGTGGTGACGAGTGAAGACGACGTTCAGAACGCAGTTCAATCCCTCACAGAGCTTCGAAGCAAGTTCGGCTCAGAGCACTTTCAGATTTCCACGGTCAAGGTTGTCGGCGATGGAGTGATCGAGAATCGTCAGGCTGCCTTGCTTGAACCCTATCTCGAGCCTGCCGGAACCTATGGGCGCCTTGCGATTTCTACCGATTCGCTGGTCAAGTTGCTCCGCCAATGTCATCAGGCCGGCTTTGACCTGCACTATCACACCATTGGAGATGCGTCCCTCAGGCAGGCCCTCGATGCCTTGGCGACCTGCCGTCAAGCGGGTCAGGATCCGAAGCTCACCTTGGCCCATGTGCAGATCGTTGACGATGCGGATCAGGCTCGTCTCGCCAGGTTGAAGCCCCTGATTAGTAGTACGGGTATTTGGTGCATTCGCTTCCAGGAGGTAGAGAAGGCGATCGGCACAGAGCGTTACAGCAAAATGTTCCGTTTCGGGCGTCTGCAGCGTGATCACGGGTTGAACGTGGCGCTGGGCAGCGACTGGCCGGCGACCTATGCGAGCGGCACCCTTGGGATTGAGCCGATGTTGAATGTTCAGGCGGCCATCCTGAGGCAACCACCGCCGCCGCTGTTAGAGGCGATGAAGGGTTCGCTTGGGCCCAATGCCAGTGAACCCCTGCCGCCGATGCAGGATGCTTTCACCCTCAATGGCGCCTTGGAGGCTTACACCATTGCTGGTGCCAGGCAGTTGGGCATTGATAGCATCACCGGATCGATCAAGGTTGGGAAGCGTGCTGATTTGTGCGTGTTGGATCAGGATCTGACACGGCTTCCTACTGAACAGATCTACAGCACGCGCTGCATGCTGACGTTGATGGATGGAGTGTCGCGGCATGATGCACGCCAGGCGAGTTGA
- a CDS encoding ferredoxin:protochlorophyllide reductase (ATP-dependent) subunit B, which yields MELTLWTYEGPPHVGAMRIAASMEGVHYVLHAPQGDTYADLLFTMIERRDRRPPVTYTTFQARDLGGDTAELVKRSIADAVERFQPEALLVGESCTAELIQDQPGALAAGMGFGDLPIVNLELPAYSKKENWGAAETFYQLVRNLLKPQLPAPGSPKPDPARWRSEGRRPRVNLLGPSLLGFRCRDDVREITQLLASYGMDVAVVAPLGARPSDLMRIPTADANVCLYPEVAGTLCSWLERQFGMVCARTVPIGIGATVAFLRELHGLLELELPAELQPGADGVCEAERRSRLPWYSRSVDSTYLTGKRVFVFGDATHAIAAARIASRELGFEVVGLGTYSRELAREVRAAAQELGLEALISDDYLTVEAAIAEAAPELVLGTQMERHSAKRLGIPCAVISTPLHVQDVPARYAPQMGWEGANVIFDSWVHPLMMGLEEHLIGMFRHDFEFVDGHRSHLGDGAPAAPAPAISADTPVALGLQWSAEGEAELAKIPFFVRGKVRKNTEAFARERGLAVIDSEALYEAKAHFSR from the coding sequence ATGGAACTCACCCTCTGGACTTACGAAGGCCCCCCCCATGTGGGCGCCATGCGCATCGCCGCTTCGATGGAGGGGGTGCACTACGTGCTGCATGCCCCCCAGGGCGACACCTACGCCGATCTGCTGTTCACGATGATCGAGCGGCGGGATCGGCGCCCGCCCGTCACCTACACCACCTTCCAGGCCCGTGATCTCGGCGGCGACACCGCCGAGCTGGTGAAGCGCTCGATCGCCGATGCCGTGGAGCGCTTCCAGCCTGAGGCGCTGCTGGTGGGCGAGAGCTGCACCGCTGAGTTGATTCAGGACCAACCCGGTGCCCTGGCGGCGGGCATGGGCTTCGGTGATCTGCCGATCGTGAATCTGGAGCTGCCCGCCTACTCCAAAAAGGAGAACTGGGGCGCGGCGGAAACCTTCTACCAACTGGTGCGCAACCTGCTGAAGCCGCAACTGCCGGCGCCGGGTTCACCCAAGCCCGATCCAGCCCGCTGGCGCTCCGAAGGCCGCCGGCCGCGGGTGAATCTGCTGGGGCCGTCGCTGCTGGGCTTCCGCTGCCGCGACGACGTGCGCGAGATCACGCAACTGCTGGCGAGCTACGGCATGGATGTGGCGGTGGTGGCTCCTCTGGGAGCGCGGCCTTCCGACCTGATGCGGATCCCCACGGCTGACGCCAATGTCTGCCTCTATCCAGAGGTGGCGGGCACGCTCTGCAGTTGGCTGGAGCGTCAGTTCGGGATGGTCTGCGCCCGCACGGTGCCGATCGGGATCGGGGCGACGGTGGCGTTCTTGCGGGAACTCCACGGGCTCCTCGAACTGGAGCTGCCGGCGGAGCTGCAGCCGGGCGCTGATGGGGTGTGTGAGGCCGAGCGCCGCTCCCGTTTGCCCTGGTATTCCCGCTCGGTGGATTCCACGTATCTCACCGGGAAGCGTGTGTTTGTGTTCGGTGACGCCACCCATGCCATCGCCGCCGCCCGCATTGCCAGCCGCGAGCTGGGCTTTGAGGTGGTGGGCTTGGGCACCTACAGCCGCGAGTTGGCCCGGGAGGTGCGCGCTGCAGCCCAGGAGCTGGGGCTGGAGGCCCTGATCAGCGACGACTACCTCACCGTTGAGGCAGCGATCGCCGAGGCGGCACCAGAGTTGGTGCTGGGCACCCAGATGGAGCGCCATAGCGCCAAGCGCTTGGGGATTCCCTGCGCCGTGATCAGCACGCCCCTGCATGTGCAGGATGTGCCGGCCCGCTACGCCCCGCAGATGGGCTGGGAGGGGGCCAATGTGATCTTTGACTCCTGGGTCCACCCGCTGATGATGGGCCTGGAAGAACACCTGATCGGGATGTTCCGCCACGACTTCGAATTCGTGGATGGCCACCGCAGTCACCTGGGCGATGGAGCACCGGCTGCTCCAGCTCCAGCAATTTCCGCGGACACGCCCGTGGCGCTCGGGTTGCAGTGGAGTGCTGAGGGCGAAGCAGAACTGGCCAAGATCCCCTTCTTTGTGCGCGGCAAGGTGCGCAAGAACACGGAGGCTTTCGCTCGTGAGCGCGGCCTGGCGGTGATTGATAGCGAGGCGTTGTACGAGGCCAAGGCGCATTTCAGTCGCTGA
- a CDS encoding ferredoxin:protochlorophyllide reductase (ATP-dependent) subunit N, with amino-acid sequence MASSIATRASAETDLPPPLKESGQREVFCGLTSIVWLHRRMPDAFFLVVGSRTCAHLIQSAAGVMIFAEPRFGTAILGERDLAGLADANEELDRLVAQLLERRPEIRTLFLVGSCPSEVIKLDLAKAAERLNQQHAGRVMVLNYSGSGIETTFTQGEDGALQALIPLMPSSDQVQLLIAGTLADAVEDRLIGLFHKLGIERVASLPPRRSTELPAVGPGTKLLLAQPFLSGTARALIDRGAELIRAPYPFGVEGSRDWMAAAASAFGVAPARVAEVLDPLVERGQRALAPMRETLAGKRLFLLPDSQLEIPLARFLSRECGMELVEVGTPYLDRQLMAEELALLPSGTQLSEGQHVENQLQRVRQQRPDLVVCGLGLANPLEAEGMATKWSIELVFSPIHGIDQAADLAELFARPLRRRHALSFA; translated from the coding sequence ATGGCATCGAGCATCGCCACACGCGCATCGGCGGAGACGGATCTGCCCCCACCTCTCAAGGAAAGCGGCCAGCGGGAGGTGTTCTGCGGGCTGACCTCGATCGTGTGGCTGCACCGGCGGATGCCGGATGCCTTCTTCCTGGTGGTGGGCTCGCGCACCTGCGCCCACCTGATCCAGAGCGCCGCCGGCGTGATGATCTTTGCCGAGCCGCGCTTCGGCACCGCGATCCTCGGCGAACGGGATCTGGCTGGTCTGGCCGATGCCAACGAAGAGCTCGATCGATTGGTGGCGCAGCTGCTGGAGCGCCGCCCTGAGATCCGCACCCTGTTCCTGGTGGGCAGCTGCCCCAGCGAGGTGATCAAGCTCGATCTGGCGAAAGCGGCCGAGCGGCTCAACCAGCAGCATGCTGGCCGCGTGATGGTACTCAACTACAGCGGCAGTGGCATCGAAACCACCTTCACCCAGGGGGAAGACGGCGCCCTGCAAGCGCTGATTCCGCTGATGCCCAGCAGCGATCAGGTGCAGCTCTTGATCGCCGGCACCCTGGCCGATGCGGTGGAAGACCGCCTGATCGGCCTGTTCCACAAGCTCGGGATCGAGCGGGTGGCGAGCCTGCCGCCGCGCCGCTCCACGGAGCTCCCCGCGGTGGGCCCGGGCACCAAGTTGCTGCTGGCGCAACCCTTCCTGAGCGGCACCGCCCGGGCCCTGATCGACCGCGGTGCAGAACTCATTCGCGCTCCCTATCCCTTTGGCGTGGAGGGGAGCCGGGATTGGATGGCCGCGGCGGCCAGCGCCTTTGGCGTGGCGCCGGCCCGGGTAGCCGAGGTGTTGGATCCCCTGGTGGAGCGTGGGCAGCGGGCTTTGGCTCCGATGCGGGAGACATTGGCGGGGAAACGGCTCTTCCTGCTGCCTGATTCCCAGCTGGAAATCCCGCTGGCACGCTTCCTCAGCCGCGAGTGCGGGATGGAGCTTGTGGAGGTGGGCACGCCCTACCTCGATCGCCAGCTGATGGCGGAGGAGCTCGCCTTGCTGCCCTCCGGCACCCAGCTGAGTGAAGGGCAGCACGTGGAGAACCAGCTGCAGCGGGTGCGGCAGCAACGCCCGGATCTGGTGGTGTGCGGCCTGGGGCTGGCGAACCCGCTCGAGGCGGAAGGCATGGCCACCAAGTGGTCGATCGAGCTGGTGTTCAGTCCCATCCATGGCATCGATCAGGCCGCTGATCTGGCCGAACTCTTCGCCCGCCCTTTGCGCCGTCGCCACGCCCTCTCGTTTGCCTGA
- a CDS encoding TrkA family potassium uptake protein codes for MNQWWQWGADGEGGRGGFAVIGVGRFGSSVCAELVRAGADVLAIDSSQRAIDELRQLDPSIECRVVDCTDEEALRAAGVLDLETVVVAMSDPIEASITATLICKDAKGTRVKTVIARATSDLHMKMLQRVGADRVVFPSKMMGQRLGLELVRPNLLEQLRLDDRSCIEEIKVPGSFVGHSLRDLNLRKHYNVNVLAAGPVGHLDVNPPASHVLAQGELLVVMGSEEALRSLPGS; via the coding sequence GTGAATCAGTGGTGGCAGTGGGGCGCTGATGGTGAGGGCGGTCGCGGCGGCTTCGCGGTGATCGGTGTCGGTCGTTTTGGCTCCTCGGTGTGCGCCGAGCTGGTGCGTGCTGGAGCGGATGTATTGGCGATTGATTCCAGCCAACGCGCGATTGATGAACTGCGCCAGCTGGATCCATCGATCGAGTGCCGCGTGGTGGATTGCACCGATGAAGAGGCCTTGCGCGCCGCCGGTGTGCTGGATCTGGAAACCGTGGTGGTGGCGATGAGCGATCCGATCGAGGCCAGCATCACCGCCACCTTGATCTGCAAAGACGCCAAAGGCACCCGGGTGAAAACGGTGATCGCTCGTGCCACGAGCGATCTGCACATGAAGATGTTGCAGCGCGTTGGCGCTGATCGGGTGGTGTTCCCCTCAAAAATGATGGGGCAGCGCCTCGGTCTTGAACTGGTGCGCCCCAATCTCCTGGAGCAGTTGCGCCTCGATGACCGCAGCTGCATCGAGGAGATCAAGGTGCCGGGCTCGTTTGTGGGCCATTCGCTCCGGGATCTCAACCTGCGCAAGCACTACAACGTGAACGTGCTCGCCGCTGGTCCGGTGGGCCATCTCGATGTGAACCCGCCCGCCTCGCATGTGCTCGCCCAGGGGGAATTGCTGGTGGTGATGGGCTCAGAGGAGGCCCTGCGCTCGTTGCCGGGTAGCTGA
- a CDS encoding potassium transporter TrkG — protein sequence MNSSPSNPVQALQRWRHQLTVPQFTVVTGLLVIVVGTFLLASPLCSTSAVGLWQALFTVTSAITVTGLSVISVGSDLTTVGQVVLAGLILTGGLGLMAITTFLQGFVQGRSGLRHRLDKGRALDEFGVGGIGPTFNSILITAVCVMGLGAVVLYAFGFTNIEQPSQRLWASVFHVISAYNNAGFGLWDNSLVDYRDNAVVNGVIASMIVIGGIGWRVINDLWANRLRLRRLRRLNLHTRLVVRSTVLLIVVGAIGLLITEHFGYRASAMGDLGLWQKLQITLFQSITTRTAGFNTIPLSAASITDAGLLLMILLMFIGASPGGTGGGIKTTTFAILMGATRSTLEGRSDVLMHRRQIPDGTVLRAVGVTLASVLFVVLMALLLGIGPSAAGASGHQTFSFLEKLFTCVSAFATVGLDLGVTANLNRWGQLVLMVGMFVGRIGILLLLSALYGNRPQLRVGYPREDLYV from the coding sequence ATGAACTCGTCTCCGAGCAATCCGGTTCAGGCGCTGCAGCGCTGGCGCCATCAGCTCACCGTGCCCCAGTTCACGGTGGTGACGGGTCTGCTGGTGATTGTGGTGGGCACCTTTTTGCTCGCCTCACCCCTGTGCTCCACCAGTGCGGTGGGCCTGTGGCAGGCGCTGTTCACCGTGACCTCCGCCATCACCGTGACGGGGCTTTCGGTGATTTCGGTGGGCAGTGATCTCACCACGGTGGGCCAGGTGGTGCTGGCCGGGTTGATCCTCACGGGCGGTTTGGGCCTGATGGCGATCACCACCTTCCTGCAGGGGTTTGTGCAGGGGCGCTCGGGTCTGCGCCATCGTCTGGATAAGGGTCGTGCCCTTGATGAATTCGGGGTGGGCGGCATCGGCCCCACCTTCAACAGCATCCTGATCACGGCCGTCTGCGTGATGGGCCTCGGTGCCGTTGTGCTCTACGCCTTTGGCTTCACGAACATCGAGCAGCCAAGCCAACGGCTCTGGGCCTCGGTGTTTCACGTAATCAGCGCCTACAACAACGCCGGCTTTGGCCTGTGGGACAACAGCCTGGTCGACTACCGCGACAACGCCGTGGTGAACGGTGTGATCGCTTCGATGATCGTGATCGGCGGCATCGGTTGGCGGGTGATCAACGACCTCTGGGCCAATCGTCTGCGCCTGCGGCGTCTTCGCCGCCTCAACTTGCATACGCGCCTGGTGGTGCGCAGCACGGTGCTGTTGATCGTGGTTGGGGCGATCGGCCTGCTGATCACCGAGCATTTCGGCTACCGGGCCAGTGCCATGGGTGATCTGGGCCTGTGGCAGAAGCTGCAGATCACCCTGTTTCAATCGATCACCACCCGCACGGCGGGCTTCAACACGATTCCGCTGTCGGCTGCATCCATCACCGACGCCGGCTTGTTGTTGATGATCCTGTTGATGTTCATCGGCGCCAGCCCCGGCGGCACCGGCGGCGGCATCAAAACCACAACCTTCGCGATCCTGATGGGGGCGACCCGCTCCACCCTCGAGGGGCGCAGCGATGTGCTGATGCATCGCCGTCAAATCCCCGACGGCACTGTGCTGCGGGCCGTGGGGGTGACCCTCGCCTCGGTGCTGTTTGTGGTGTTGATGGCACTGTTGCTGGGGATCGGCCCCTCAGCCGCCGGGGCGAGCGGTCATCAAACCTTCAGCTTTCTCGAGAAGCTGTTCACCTGTGTGTCGGCCTTCGCCACCGTGGGCCTCGATCTGGGGGTGACGGCCAACCTCAACCGCTGGGGGCAGCTGGTGCTGATGGTGGGCATGTTTGTGGGCCGGATCGGCATTCTGCTGTTGCTCTCCGCTCTCTACGGCAACCGCCCCCAGCTACGGGTGGGGTACCCCAGGGAAGACCTCTACGTCTAG
- a CDS encoding CNNM domain-containing protein, with protein sequence MNPIVVLLAMAALILVGSALASSTEAAMLTVNPIQVHTLVQQRVPGSRALERIKARPGRALALLVVINNLFNISGSMLLGSQADHTFKHEAGGAAALVLFNVGFTVAVILLAEILPKAIGNSFAMPISLAASRVLLLLERLTLPLLLLLEKLMPAITAEADLTTNEREIHLMARLGSQQGQIEADEAAMIGKVFALNDLTARDLMVSRVATPSLPGTASLESVRQEILQAPEDAWWVVLGEEVDEVLGVQSREEALGELLQGGGQRLVCELCDPPQYVPEMIRADRLLTTFRRGDRSSVRVVVDEFGAFVGLVSAADILGVLAGWKRLPDNATAAQD encoded by the coding sequence ATGAATCCGATCGTTGTGCTGCTGGCCATGGCAGCGCTGATCCTGGTGGGCTCGGCGCTGGCCTCCAGCACCGAGGCGGCAATGCTCACGGTGAATCCGATCCAGGTGCACACCCTGGTGCAGCAACGGGTGCCGGGATCACGGGCTCTCGAACGGATCAAAGCGCGCCCGGGGCGAGCCCTGGCGCTGCTGGTGGTGATCAACAACCTCTTCAATATTTCCGGCTCGATGCTGCTGGGCAGCCAGGCCGATCACACCTTCAAACATGAGGCTGGGGGAGCGGCCGCCCTGGTGCTCTTCAACGTGGGCTTCACCGTGGCGGTGATCCTGCTGGCGGAGATCCTGCCCAAGGCGATCGGCAACAGCTTCGCCATGCCGATCTCCCTGGCGGCGTCGCGGGTGCTGCTGCTGCTGGAGCGCCTCACCCTGCCGCTGCTGTTGCTGCTGGAGAAGCTGATGCCGGCCATCACCGCCGAGGCCGATCTCACCACCAATGAACGGGAGATCCATCTGATGGCGCGGCTGGGCTCCCAACAGGGGCAGATCGAAGCAGATGAGGCGGCAATGATCGGCAAGGTGTTCGCTCTCAACGACCTCACCGCCCGCGATCTGATGGTGTCGCGGGTGGCAACGCCCTCGCTTCCGGGTACCGCCAGCCTTGAATCCGTGCGCCAAGAGATCCTCCAGGCACCGGAAGACGCCTGGTGGGTGGTGCTGGGTGAAGAGGTGGATGAGGTGTTGGGGGTGCAGAGCCGCGAAGAAGCCCTGGGTGAACTCCTGCAGGGCGGCGGCCAGCGGTTGGTTTGCGAGCTGTGCGACCCACCTCAATACGTTCCCGAGATGATCCGAGCCGACCGGCTGCTCACCACCTTCCGCCGCGGAGATCGCAGCTCGGTGCGGGTGGTGGTGGATGAATTCGGGGCCTTCGTGGGCCTGGTGAGCGCCGCCGACATCCTCGGCGTGCTGGCGGGCTGGAAGCGCCTGCCTGACAACGCCACTGCCGCTCAGGACTGA
- a CDS encoding DUF2062 domain-containing protein — protein sequence MTVEPVRPSASSSDRRPSRHKSLLRLLRQRLLWLWHHEGSHGQRARGLAVGIFMGCFPFFGLQIVLSVALASVVRGNHILAAAGTWISNPLTYLPLYWFNYQLGCLVLGPGPAFPSLQELQQAPLWDLGLAMSGRLLLGSLLVGFIGAVLLGGGYWLLLEHKQRRRVNVQS from the coding sequence TTGACAGTTGAGCCCGTGCGGCCCAGCGCCAGTTCTTCGGATCGCCGCCCCTCACGTCATAAGAGCCTGTTGCGTTTGCTGCGGCAACGGCTGCTCTGGCTCTGGCACCACGAGGGCAGCCATGGCCAAAGGGCACGGGGCTTGGCGGTGGGCATTTTCATGGGCTGCTTCCCGTTTTTCGGGTTGCAGATCGTGCTGAGCGTGGCCCTCGCCAGCGTGGTGCGTGGCAACCACATCCTGGCGGCCGCCGGCACCTGGATCAGCAATCCGCTCACCTATCTGCCTCTCTATTGGTTCAACTACCAGTTGGGCTGCCTGGTGTTGGGCCCAGGGCCGGCTTTTCCCTCGCTGCAGGAGCTGCAGCAGGCGCCGCTCTGGGATCTGGGCTTGGCGATGAGTGGCCGGCTTCTGCTGGGTTCCCTCTTGGTGGGATTCATCGGTGCCGTACTGCTGGGGGGCGGCTATTGGCTGCTGCTGGAACACAAGCAGCGTCGCCGCGTCAACGTTCAGTCCTGA
- a CDS encoding SLC13 family permease translates to MADLLNAVLQPGALITLLVLLGSIVLFVGGWLAPELTGLLAAALLIVTGVLKPSEAMEGFGSPALITLMGLFALSSGLFRSGGLDRLRALIGSDAVRSPKRMIAVMVAAVGPVSAFVPNTPIVASLLPVIEGWCQRRGISPSKVLLPLSFATVLGGTLTLLGSSVNLLASEVSSKLGYGSFGLFSFTPIGIGIWLVGGVVMVLLADRFLPDRGIDDDDLIASLASGGYLTEVEIPAGSELIGQSLHASRLQRRFDVDVLELHRGPERFLPPLADRTLVLGDRLLLRCSREDLLRLQQDHTVVLAPTAEEPSRPDQQNNQRMLEVLLPAGSTLAGDCLRDLRFRQRYNVTVLALRRGNAVLRERLGQVQLREGDVLLLQGPQDAIRGLQASNDLVVLEQLEKDLPTVSRKRIALLIGALVILLPALELMPLVASVLLGTVAMVATGCLRAGELQRAIRLDVILLLGSLASFSVALEKTGLAEALAQALLLGLSHWPVYAALLVVFLFTTLLTEVMSNAATVAMLIPIAGQLAQGLGQPPMAFIYAVLFGASQSFLSPVGYQTNLMVFGPGRYRFLDVPRYGFPLTITMTITVPFLICRWFGL, encoded by the coding sequence GTGGCTGATCTCCTCAACGCGGTGCTCCAGCCAGGAGCTCTGATCACCCTGCTGGTGTTGCTGGGGTCGATCGTGCTCTTTGTGGGCGGCTGGTTGGCGCCCGAGCTCACGGGGTTGCTCGCCGCGGCGTTGTTGATCGTCACCGGCGTACTCAAGCCCTCGGAGGCGATGGAGGGTTTCGGCAGCCCGGCCCTGATCACCTTGATGGGCCTGTTTGCCCTCTCCTCAGGTCTGTTCCGCAGTGGCGGCCTCGATCGCCTGCGGGCCCTGATCGGCTCCGATGCCGTGCGCAGCCCCAAGCGGATGATTGCGGTGATGGTGGCGGCGGTGGGGCCGGTGTCGGCCTTTGTGCCCAATACCCCGATCGTCGCCAGCCTGCTGCCGGTGATTGAAGGCTGGTGCCAGCGGCGCGGGATTTCCCCCTCGAAGGTGTTGCTGCCGCTGTCGTTTGCCACAGTGCTGGGCGGCACCCTCACCCTGTTGGGCAGCTCGGTGAACCTGCTCGCCAGTGAAGTGAGCAGCAAGCTGGGCTATGGCTCCTTCGGCCTATTCAGCTTCACCCCCATTGGCATCGGCATCTGGCTGGTGGGCGGGGTGGTGATGGTGCTGCTGGCGGATCGCTTCCTGCCGGATCGCGGCATCGATGACGACGACCTGATCGCGTCGCTGGCCAGCGGCGGTTACCTCACGGAGGTGGAAATCCCAGCGGGCTCGGAGTTGATCGGTCAGTCGTTGCATGCCAGCCGGTTGCAGCGCCGTTTCGATGTGGATGTGTTGGAGCTGCATCGCGGCCCGGAACGCTTCCTGCCGCCCCTGGCGGATCGCACGCTGGTGTTGGGGGATCGCCTGCTGCTGCGCTGCAGCCGTGAGGATTTGCTGCGTCTGCAGCAGGATCACACCGTGGTGCTGGCCCCCACAGCTGAGGAGCCCAGCCGCCCTGATCAACAAAACAACCAGCGGATGCTGGAGGTGCTGCTGCCCGCCGGCTCCACCCTGGCGGGGGATTGCCTGCGGGATCTGCGCTTCCGCCAGCGATACAACGTGACGGTGCTGGCCCTGCGCCGCGGCAACGCCGTGCTGCGGGAGCGCCTGGGCCAGGTGCAGCTGCGTGAGGGGGATGTGCTGCTGCTGCAGGGGCCACAAGATGCCATCCGCGGCCTCCAGGCCAGCAACGATCTGGTGGTGCTCGAGCAGCTGGAGAAGGATTTACCAACGGTGAGCCGCAAGCGCATCGCCCTGCTGATCGGTGCGCTGGTGATCCTGCTGCCGGCGTTGGAGCTGATGCCGCTGGTGGCTTCGGTGCTGCTGGGCACGGTGGCCATGGTGGCCACCGGCTGCCTGCGGGCCGGTGAGCTGCAGCGGGCGATTCGCCTCGATGTGATCCTGCTGCTGGGATCCCTGGCCAGCTTCAGCGTGGCCCTGGAGAAAACCGGCCTGGCGGAGGCCCTGGCCCAAGCCCTGCTGCTCGGCCTGAGCCACTGGCCCGTGTATGCGGCGCTGCTGGTGGTGTTTCTGTTCACCACCCTGCTCACCGAGGTGATGAGCAATGCCGCCACGGTGGCGATGTTGATTCCGATTGCGGGCCAGCTGGCTCAGGGGTTGGGTCAGCCGCCCATGGCCTTCATTTATGCGGTGCTGTTCGGTGCCAGCCAGAGCTTTCTCAGCCCCGTGGGGTACCAAACCAACCTGATGGTGTTTGGTCCTGGTCGCTATCGCTTTCTCGATGTACCCCGCTACGGCTTCCCGCTCACCATCACCATGACCATCACGGTGCCGTTCCTGATTTGCCGCTGGTTCGGTCTCTGA
- a CDS encoding Rrf2 family transcriptional regulator: protein MGFSAKTTYGLLALMELADVAGSGERLQVSEIAARQAIPERYLEQMMTSLRRSGILRSIRGARGGYQLAKAADQILLSEVILCLEGEPNTVDPSSGSPERQVINALADELRRQRTTRLAATTLADLQHDRDARLQAQAMYFI from the coding sequence TTGGGATTCAGCGCCAAAACCACATATGGCTTGCTGGCCCTGATGGAGCTGGCGGATGTGGCTGGCAGCGGCGAACGGCTGCAAGTGAGCGAGATCGCGGCCCGCCAAGCCATCCCCGAGCGCTACCTCGAGCAGATGATGACGAGCCTGCGCCGCAGCGGCATCCTGCGCAGCATCCGCGGGGCCCGAGGCGGTTATCAACTGGCCAAAGCGGCGGATCAGATCCTGCTCTCCGAGGTGATCCTCTGCCTCGAAGGCGAACCCAATACCGTCGATCCGAGCAGCGGCAGCCCCGAACGACAGGTGATCAACGCCCTGGCCGATGAGCTGCGCCGCCAGCGCACCACCCGCCTTGCCGCCACCACCCTGGCCGACCTCCAACACGACCGCGATGCAAGGTTGCAGGCCCAGGCCATGTATTTCATCTGA